One region of Halohasta litchfieldiae genomic DNA includes:
- a CDS encoding CRISPR-associated endonuclease Cas3'', which yields MASRYSHPPENGHDGVELVDHLEDVARRVREIVPVDAETPDGESLPDVVEILAYVHDFGKATTFFQEYLLHSTEPDFKEYRYHAPVGSFAAYYALDAQGFETETCLAGFVAVAKHHGQLTDVVKYIHDRSYRRKNVSAGSFNSAERQQTAIAEQLADIETHVPELATKLFDKATNKAGSWESFRTSFTDGLLDEIASAVETVGSGATISRDSLSDSCYGLVLECWGSLVLADKTSAASRSEATGTEHSPYEAEQPALQVLDEYVDDLESSSPADPDGSRTEQLNYYRSRARSTIVENAAAFAESGGGVATLTLPTGMGKTLSGLSAAQTIRDELGGQRVIYALPFTSIIDQVVDELEEIYETDTLGRLLTAHHHLSETTIVDETDEDVDKADRNDDVAGMLAEGWRAGLTVTTFVQLFESLAGPANTQSMKLPALRDSVVILDEPQSLPLDWWKLVPRLIEMLTEQYDATVIAMTATQPQLFDEATELVDDPDVYFETTARVQYELDRSTERYIDAQEGPKSYADAATELHNAVESGESTLAVCNTIDSARTLFDHATDLEASLLSVGEVYANALETVETTADLDPTELAAEIVDSGDQSVLHLSTRLRPVDRLMLIETAKELTKRGHGLLAVSTQLVEAGVDISFDRVYRDLAPIDSIVQAAGRCNRSFERDRGHVTVWWLDVPDEQQKTPAEAVYNRGATLLPVAAETLDSVRGEESVLSERAVARTAVKQYYKTLHEQKDVGKAAYAEYVDDARGDKLAELSLIDQRNAVDIVICRTNAERTRVENVREAWRNYDFDQVRRLMDELKETRVSIPVYRGESDKTEKLGQLNPIHSDSDVLCLDIREHGLGQYFNESTGFVIPDSTAERRIL from the coding sequence ATGGCCAGTCGGTACTCTCATCCACCGGAGAACGGCCATGACGGTGTCGAACTGGTCGACCATCTCGAAGATGTTGCCCGCCGCGTCCGAGAAATCGTTCCTGTCGACGCCGAAACACCCGACGGAGAGTCGCTTCCGGATGTCGTCGAGATACTCGCGTACGTACACGACTTCGGTAAAGCGACGACGTTCTTCCAAGAGTATTTGCTCCATTCGACAGAGCCGGATTTCAAAGAGTACCGATACCATGCACCAGTCGGCTCGTTTGCGGCCTACTACGCGCTTGATGCTCAGGGGTTCGAAACCGAGACCTGTTTGGCGGGTTTCGTTGCGGTCGCCAAACACCACGGTCAACTCACGGATGTCGTAAAATACATTCACGACCGTTCGTACCGTCGCAAAAACGTCTCAGCCGGTTCGTTCAATAGTGCTGAACGACAGCAGACGGCAATTGCAGAACAGTTGGCGGATATCGAGACCCATGTTCCGGAACTTGCAACCAAACTGTTTGACAAGGCGACCAACAAGGCGGGTTCATGGGAGTCGTTTCGAACATCGTTTACCGATGGGCTGCTCGACGAGATTGCTTCGGCCGTCGAGACGGTCGGAAGCGGAGCAACGATCAGTCGAGACTCGTTGTCCGACTCCTGTTACGGACTGGTTCTCGAATGTTGGGGGTCGCTCGTGCTCGCAGATAAGACGAGTGCCGCAAGCCGAAGCGAGGCTACAGGAACCGAACACTCACCCTACGAGGCGGAGCAACCCGCATTGCAGGTGTTGGATGAGTACGTCGACGATCTCGAATCGTCGTCGCCTGCTGATCCGGATGGAAGTCGAACGGAACAACTGAACTACTACCGGTCACGTGCCCGGTCGACTATTGTTGAAAACGCCGCGGCATTCGCCGAGTCCGGTGGTGGGGTTGCGACACTGACGCTACCGACAGGCATGGGAAAAACACTGTCCGGACTGTCGGCCGCCCAGACGATTCGTGACGAACTCGGCGGCCAACGGGTGATTTACGCGCTACCGTTTACGAGTATTATTGATCAGGTCGTCGACGAACTCGAAGAGATCTATGAGACGGACACGCTTGGTCGGCTGCTGACGGCCCACCACCACCTCTCGGAGACCACAATCGTCGACGAGACCGATGAGGATGTCGACAAAGCCGACAGAAACGACGACGTTGCTGGGATGCTCGCAGAAGGATGGCGGGCCGGATTGACGGTAACAACCTTCGTCCAACTATTCGAGAGTCTCGCCGGACCAGCGAACACACAGTCGATGAAGCTACCAGCTCTTCGCGATAGTGTGGTGATCCTCGATGAACCACAGAGCCTCCCGCTCGACTGGTGGAAGCTCGTTCCTCGCCTCATCGAGATGCTGACCGAGCAGTACGATGCGACAGTGATCGCCATGACTGCTACCCAACCCCAACTGTTCGACGAAGCGACGGAACTGGTCGACGATCCCGACGTATACTTCGAGACGACAGCCCGCGTCCAGTACGAACTCGACCGGTCGACCGAGCGGTATATCGACGCCCAAGAAGGGCCGAAATCGTACGCCGACGCAGCCACCGAGCTTCACAACGCTGTCGAGTCCGGTGAGTCGACACTCGCAGTCTGCAACACAATCGATAGCGCGAGGACTCTGTTCGATCACGCTACTGATCTCGAAGCGTCGCTCCTGAGCGTGGGTGAGGTCTATGCAAACGCACTCGAAACCGTCGAGACAACAGCCGACCTCGATCCAACTGAACTGGCAGCCGAGATCGTGGACAGCGGCGACCAATCAGTACTCCACCTTTCGACACGACTTCGGCCGGTAGATCGACTTATGCTGATCGAAACGGCAAAAGAACTCACAAAGCGTGGGCATGGCCTGCTGGCTGTCTCGACACAGCTCGTCGAGGCTGGTGTCGACATTAGTTTCGACCGAGTCTACCGGGATCTGGCCCCCATCGATAGCATCGTGCAGGCGGCCGGACGCTGTAATCGGTCGTTCGAGCGGGACCGAGGCCACGTTACGGTTTGGTGGCTCGACGTTCCTGACGAACAACAAAAAACACCTGCAGAGGCAGTGTACAATCGCGGTGCGACACTGCTTCCGGTGGCGGCCGAGACGCTCGATTCCGTTCGTGGTGAAGAATCTGTGCTGTCGGAAAGAGCTGTTGCTCGAACAGCAGTCAAGCAGTATTATAAGACACTCCACGAGCAGAAGGACGTTGGCAAAGCGGCATACGCGGAGTATGTCGACGACGCGAGAGGAGACAAACTGGCGGAGTTGTCGCTTATTGATCAGCGAAATGCTGTCGACATTGTTATTTGTCGAACCAATGCCGAACGAACTCGCGTTGAGAACGTCCGAGAAGCGTGGCGAAACTACGATTTCGACCAGGTTCGTCGACTGATGGACGAACTCAAAGAGACGAGAGTATCGATTCCAGTATATCGAGGCGAGTCGGACAAAACTGAGAAACTCGGACAGTTGAATCCGATCCACTCGGATTCCGATGTATTGTGTCTCGACATTCGGGAACACGGTCTCGGCCAGTATTTTAACGAGAGTACCGGGTTCGTGATACCTGATAGCACTGCTGAGAGGCGGATACTGTGA
- the cas5b gene encoding type I-B CRISPR-associated protein Cas5b → MGQQSLGEWSTESDGSRPKRCLSFTIRGPWGHFRRIEGNIVKQTYRIIPRTTVAGLLAAVVGIERDGYYDLFAPEESAVAIEPVCEIRTINMPMNTLSTASGNLQSLNGRGKISVKLPDPTTLRQQHNYEVLVEPAYRIDISLSDDEWYTELREMLTAGKSHYVPSLGLSEHLAEIKYHGEFDVDAGPQGESVAVDSAVPNAVDDIVLDAGTRCQIEESPAFMRADSGGRTTTGFTTYAYNPDANPLTVADIETARVDGRTVVFV, encoded by the coding sequence ATGGGACAGCAATCGTTGGGCGAGTGGTCGACCGAGAGTGATGGTTCGCGCCCGAAGCGCTGTCTCTCGTTTACCATCCGTGGTCCATGGGGACATTTCCGGCGGATCGAGGGCAATATCGTCAAACAGACCTACCGAATCATCCCACGGACGACCGTCGCTGGCCTGCTGGCCGCCGTTGTCGGCATCGAGCGGGACGGCTACTACGATCTGTTCGCCCCCGAGGAGTCAGCAGTCGCCATCGAACCGGTCTGTGAGATCCGGACGATCAATATGCCGATGAACACGCTATCGACGGCGAGCGGCAATCTCCAATCACTCAACGGACGGGGAAAAATCAGCGTGAAACTCCCCGATCCGACGACACTCCGGCAACAGCACAACTACGAAGTACTGGTCGAGCCAGCCTACCGTATTGATATCTCGCTGTCGGACGACGAGTGGTATACTGAACTCCGAGAAATGCTCACGGCAGGGAAATCACACTATGTCCCAAGCCTCGGCCTCTCCGAGCATCTCGCGGAAATCAAGTATCACGGGGAATTCGATGTCGACGCAGGACCACAGGGTGAGTCTGTAGCAGTCGATTCAGCAGTTCCGAACGCGGTCGACGATATCGTTCTCGATGCGGGCACACGCTGTCAGATCGAAGAATCACCGGCGTTTATGCGGGCAGATTCCGGTGGCCGGACGACAACCGGATTCACGACCTACGCGTACAATCCGGATGCGAACCCACTGACGGTTGCCGATATAGAGACTGCTCGTGTCGACGGGCGGACCGTGGTGTTCGTCTGA
- the cas7b gene encoding type I-B CRISPR-associated protein Cas7/Csh2, whose product MSDTIDTVTNRSEIVFLYDAVDANPNGNPLSGSNRPRIDPQTQQAIVTDVRLKRYLRDQLDDDGHGVYIRNVQEEGNQFTRGELLEDRLKAVDYDDYDLKDDEEADQFREDVFGEFLDNSVDVRYFGATMSVNTDDAYAKHLPDHFTGPVQFSPGKSIHAVNENEEYDSLTSVIATQENKQQGGFDLDDHRIQYGLIRFHGLVDEHGAEDTKLTTSDVERLDTLCWRSIKNQTISRSKVGQEPRLYCRVEYADESFHLGGLDRDLELDPDNSKADEELRTVRDLTLDVEGFVDRLENASDQIKRVRVVVSDVLDLSAGDESGGPDVLYDALREALGADIVEIVDVYNEHTATLPTDGDTA is encoded by the coding sequence ATGTCCGACACTATCGACACCGTGACGAACCGCTCAGAAATCGTCTTTCTGTACGACGCCGTCGACGCCAACCCGAATGGGAATCCACTCAGTGGCTCAAATCGCCCACGAATCGATCCACAAACCCAGCAGGCTATCGTCACCGATGTTCGACTGAAACGGTATCTCCGCGACCAGCTCGATGACGACGGCCACGGCGTCTACATCCGCAACGTCCAAGAAGAGGGTAACCAGTTCACCCGCGGTGAACTGCTCGAAGATCGACTCAAAGCCGTCGACTACGATGACTACGATCTCAAGGACGACGAGGAAGCCGACCAGTTCCGCGAGGACGTGTTCGGCGAGTTCCTCGACAACAGCGTCGACGTGCGCTATTTCGGTGCGACGATGTCGGTCAACACAGACGATGCCTACGCGAAACATCTGCCGGATCACTTCACAGGTCCGGTGCAGTTCTCGCCCGGCAAATCGATCCACGCGGTCAACGAAAACGAGGAGTACGACAGCCTGACAAGCGTGATCGCAACGCAGGAAAACAAACAGCAGGGTGGGTTCGATCTCGACGACCACCGGATACAGTACGGGCTGATTCGGTTCCACGGACTCGTCGACGAACACGGTGCCGAGGATACCAAACTCACCACGAGCGATGTCGAACGACTCGATACGCTCTGCTGGCGGTCGATCAAAAATCAGACGATCAGCCGAAGCAAAGTTGGCCAAGAGCCACGGCTTTATTGCCGCGTCGAGTACGCCGACGAGAGTTTCCATCTCGGCGGCCTCGATAGGGATCTCGAACTCGACCCCGACAACTCGAAAGCCGACGAAGAGCTGCGGACAGTTCGAGATCTGACACTCGACGTAGAGGGATTCGTCGACCGGCTCGAAAACGCGAGCGACCAGATCAAGCGCGTTAGAGTCGTCGTCAGTGATGTGTTGGATCTCTCTGCTGGCGACGAATCCGGTGGACCTGACGTTCTCTACGATGCACTCCGTGAGGCACTCGGAGCGGACATCGTCGAGATCGTCGATGTATACAACGAACACACCGCAACGCTTCCGACCGACGGCGACACTGCCTAA
- the cas8b gene encoding type I-B CRISPR-associated protein Cas8b/Csh1 yields the protein MLSPEAFRESYPEDELAEELPDSPIGSLRDLQYLYGKLYTLATTGGGEYAPYLTPDAAGDLVDTDDSLIVVRVDVSGEEPQLADDDIGPVQVRRYTKDLIQQVGHCKYPAARGIDHSVTHQAGRNSDPEKLARYAKERLTKWATDDVVTETADEHPDGWIIDRLAEIGDNETALETIEETLTRKLGGESATSLLTVQIKTESDGDYQWPGDIDVFREAMRQRKLSKLVTKNKAKDSSGDATDLVTGRPARTVGTSEDPQNYFLGKQLEKFPGLDIENAWRSHPISEDAAITVMNAETFVEACTYRTFGAKVYYLPYVFGRLTPETVYQLYGLLYRVVEDGGDTTPIEQAHIDQREQDLADQRFRFYVSAVMPHQMSRYDVFGETLNGRLHYPKELAFTHNRFVETVSVFNTSTEWTAPLPTNEKWGLLSGSDEQLHAVATGWYFYQTFAERDDDAADADDPRIEALVSVLSGDAISVDVLLGEYVDRIIDDQTDEDDHEGFPAFLVASQFAQLCALADADDLDLLKTTDSSKEPITYEPSYERHTMDNHFAADGGHPAEPKLESFINDTPALSPDHDDDPESVSSERRGAFLLGALVGDIGSYQEYSENRSTTLVDQYPVKSITRSRIKKVTQETVAKTLTYTRKEKKQSGIYPGTKAEHIVERLRETILDPDPDDWEIDTDDLRFYYALGVTYGMNDHPDWNQTDSDADDPAETEEEH from the coding sequence ATGCTTTCGCCTGAGGCATTCCGCGAGTCCTATCCCGAAGACGAACTGGCCGAGGAGCTACCCGACTCACCTATCGGATCACTCCGGGATCTCCAGTACCTCTACGGGAAACTCTACACACTCGCCACGACAGGCGGCGGCGAGTACGCCCCGTATCTCACACCCGATGCAGCCGGTGATCTTGTCGACACTGATGACAGCCTGATCGTCGTCCGGGTCGATGTTTCTGGTGAAGAGCCACAGCTGGCCGACGACGATATCGGCCCCGTTCAAGTGAGGAGATACACCAAAGACCTGATTCAGCAGGTCGGTCACTGTAAGTATCCGGCAGCTCGGGGGATTGACCACAGCGTGACCCACCAGGCTGGGCGAAATAGCGACCCCGAGAAGTTGGCTCGGTACGCTAAAGAACGGTTGACCAAATGGGCCACTGATGATGTAGTAACCGAGACAGCCGACGAACATCCGGATGGCTGGATTATTGACCGGCTTGCCGAAATCGGTGATAATGAGACGGCGCTCGAAACAATCGAGGAGACACTCACGCGGAAGCTTGGTGGCGAATCGGCGACATCGCTGCTGACAGTACAAATAAAAACTGAGTCTGACGGCGACTACCAATGGCCTGGAGATATTGACGTGTTCCGTGAGGCGATGCGCCAGCGGAAGCTCTCAAAGCTTGTCACCAAAAACAAGGCCAAGGACTCATCTGGCGACGCGACAGACCTCGTCACCGGTCGACCTGCTCGGACGGTCGGCACGTCCGAGGACCCACAGAATTACTTCCTCGGCAAACAGCTTGAGAAGTTCCCCGGCCTCGACATAGAAAACGCGTGGCGCTCCCACCCGATTTCGGAGGACGCCGCGATCACGGTGATGAACGCCGAGACGTTCGTCGAAGCCTGTACCTATCGAACCTTCGGCGCGAAAGTGTACTATCTACCATACGTGTTTGGTCGGCTGACCCCCGAAACGGTGTATCAACTGTATGGCCTACTGTACAGGGTTGTCGAAGACGGCGGCGACACAACGCCTATCGAACAAGCGCATATCGACCAGCGAGAACAGGACCTTGCTGATCAGCGATTCCGGTTCTATGTCTCAGCAGTCATGCCGCATCAGATGTCCCGGTATGACGTATTCGGTGAGACGCTGAACGGTCGACTCCACTATCCAAAGGAACTCGCGTTCACACACAACCGATTTGTCGAGACCGTCTCTGTGTTCAACACCAGTACAGAGTGGACTGCACCATTACCGACAAACGAGAAGTGGGGGCTACTCTCCGGGAGCGATGAGCAGCTCCACGCTGTCGCAACTGGCTGGTACTTTTATCAGACGTTCGCCGAGCGCGACGATGACGCTGCGGACGCCGACGATCCACGGATCGAGGCGCTCGTCAGCGTGCTGAGTGGCGATGCAATCAGCGTCGATGTCCTACTTGGAGAGTACGTCGACCGAATCATCGACGACCAGACCGACGAGGACGACCACGAGGGCTTTCCAGCGTTTCTGGTCGCCAGCCAGTTCGCTCAACTCTGTGCGCTGGCCGACGCCGACGACCTTGATCTGTTGAAAACAACCGACTCGAGTAAAGAACCGATCACCTACGAACCGAGCTACGAGAGACATACAATGGACAATCATTTTGCCGCAGATGGGGGCCACCCCGCCGAACCGAAACTCGAATCGTTCATCAATGACACACCCGCGCTGTCGCCAGACCACGACGATGATCCCGAATCGGTCTCTAGCGAGCGCCGTGGGGCGTTCCTCCTAGGCGCGCTTGTCGGCGATATCGGGAGCTATCAGGAGTACAGCGAGAACCGCTCGACGACGCTCGTCGACCAGTATCCGGTCAAGTCGATCACCCGGTCACGTATTAAAAAGGTCACTCAGGAGACGGTCGCCAAGACGCTGACCTATACACGAAAAGAAAAGAAACAGAGCGGGATCTATCCTGGAACGAAGGCCGAACACATCGTTGAACGACTTCGCGAGACGATTCTCGATCCAGATCCCGACGACTGGGAGATCGACACTGACGACCTCCGCTTCTACTACGCCCTTGGCGTAACTTACGGAATGAACGACCACCCAGATTGGAACCAGACGGATAGCGACGCAGACGACCCAGCCGAAACCGAGGAGGAACACTAA
- the cas6 gene encoding CRISPR-associated endoribonuclease Cas6: MAHLSARADTVYQNDYHDKLRGRLWGALSGTKYDERHDSGKPPGFSFSNPFPPHDMQEGDDRKLLVASPDEELLANVAADLLEEPELNIGEMPFHVDDVTSLEPDVGEPGTRGTIESGTGLLVRIPPWRCEEYGIDHPGGDTAVFWQPEHTTKPLRKQVEANLDQKHELYAHDHLPGPSDVDGDLFDGYELIKTFAVPVTVTEGQEMTYVLSKWKFSYTVRNDHHRRHLNLALDCGLGERNSLGLGFINITDKTRPGESELEERDAFA; encoded by the coding sequence ATGGCTCACCTATCCGCACGTGCAGACACGGTATACCAAAATGACTACCACGACAAGCTCCGCGGTCGACTCTGGGGTGCCCTATCAGGAACCAAATACGATGAGCGACACGACTCGGGTAAACCACCAGGGTTCTCGTTTTCTAACCCGTTCCCCCCACATGATATGCAGGAGGGTGACGACCGCAAACTGCTAGTTGCCTCTCCTGACGAGGAACTGCTCGCCAACGTCGCTGCGGACCTACTTGAGGAGCCGGAGCTCAATATCGGCGAGATGCCGTTTCACGTCGACGATGTAACCTCACTCGAACCCGACGTGGGAGAACCCGGAACACGAGGGACGATTGAATCCGGAACCGGCCTGCTAGTCCGGATACCGCCGTGGCGGTGCGAAGAGTACGGAATCGACCATCCCGGTGGCGATACGGCCGTCTTTTGGCAGCCTGAACATACAACGAAGCCGCTTCGAAAACAGGTAGAGGCCAACCTCGATCAGAAGCACGAGTTGTATGCTCACGATCACTTGCCCGGACCGAGTGATGTCGACGGCGACTTGTTCGACGGCTACGAACTTATCAAGACCTTCGCCGTTCCGGTGACGGTGACCGAAGGTCAGGAGATGACCTACGTCTTGAGCAAGTGGAAGTTCAGTTATACCGTTCGAAATGACCATCACCGTCGACACCTGAATCTCGCACTCGACTGCGGGCTCGGCGAACGAAACTCGTTGGGACTCGGGTTTATAAATATCACCGACAAGACTCGACCCGGCGAGAGCGAACTGGAGGAGCGGGATGCTTTCGCCTGA
- a CDS encoding IS5-like element ISHli2 family transposase produces the protein MSKISRFTSKAVSLAKNAVGGRGEAAAPEGGGGFADYAVVSLHCLRIYLEKSYREALDLLSEMPHILAEIGLEEGDLPHHSTLVKSFDRLQMKIWRVLLRLSAQLHDTADHAAMDATFFDRETASKHYCRRTNYRVQTLKTTALVDTQTQAVLNVHCTTEKRHDTQIGWQLARRNAGEIASLAADKGYDWMQLREKLREEGVRPLIKHREFRPVDCAHNARIDESLYGQRALSETVFSTIKRTLGHAVRARAWYREFREIVLMCAVYNIKRAVKP, from the coding sequence ATGTCGAAGATCTCCCGCTTCACGAGCAAGGCGGTGTCGTTAGCTAAAAATGCTGTTGGTGGCCGAGGCGAAGCCGCCGCCCCCGAAGGGGGTGGGGGCTTCGCCGACTACGCCGTCGTTTCGCTTCACTGTCTCCGGATTTACCTAGAGAAATCCTACCGCGAGGCGCTCGATCTCTTGAGCGAGATGCCACATATTTTGGCCGAAATCGGCCTCGAAGAGGGCGATCTCCCGCATCACTCGACGCTAGTAAAGTCGTTTGACAGGTTACAGATGAAGATCTGGCGAGTGCTGCTGCGCCTTTCGGCGCAGCTGCACGACACCGCGGATCACGCCGCGATGGACGCGACGTTCTTCGACCGTGAAACCGCCAGCAAGCACTACTGCCGCCGCACGAATTACCGCGTTCAAACACTGAAAACGACCGCTCTCGTCGATACACAAACACAAGCTGTACTCAACGTTCACTGTACGACCGAGAAACGTCACGACACGCAGATCGGCTGGCAACTCGCCCGCCGCAACGCGGGCGAGATTGCCAGCCTCGCCGCCGACAAAGGCTACGATTGGATGCAATTACGCGAGAAATTGCGCGAAGAAGGCGTGAGACCGCTGATCAAGCACCGTGAGTTCCGACCCGTCGATTGCGCGCATAACGCGCGCATCGATGAGTCTCTGTACGGCCAACGAGCGCTGTCTGAGACCGTCTTTTCAACGATTAAGCGAACGCTCGGCCACGCGGTGCGTGCCCGAGCGTGGTACCGCGAATTTCGTGAGATCGTTCTGATGTGTGCGGTCTACAACATCAAGCGAGCCGTGAAACCGTGA
- a CDS encoding helix-turn-helix domain-containing protein, whose product MNIATFQLDHEAVGLNQAFGQVPKMRVEAERVAAHSTEWTMPCLWISGTDFTAIDEALSSDPSIETIVEAAEFADEKYYMVKWADAVMEQIARYTNQGGSILSATGTPEGWRLRFRFADRDHFDSFRKALNDQNYSYSLLELTEPDKPRLSVGNLTPRQREALVTAWEHGYYKIPREVSGEEIAAVLGISHQTLSELLRRGTEKLIKSQLVTTE is encoded by the coding sequence ATGAATATTGCGACCTTCCAGCTCGATCATGAGGCAGTCGGTCTCAACCAAGCATTTGGACAGGTTCCCAAAATGCGAGTCGAAGCCGAACGAGTTGCTGCTCACAGCACTGAGTGGACGATGCCGTGTTTATGGATTTCAGGCACAGATTTCACTGCAATAGACGAAGCACTCTCGTCCGATCCGTCGATTGAAACAATCGTAGAAGCAGCCGAGTTTGCTGACGAGAAATATTATATGGTAAAGTGGGCTGACGCCGTCATGGAACAAATAGCCCGTTACACCAACCAAGGAGGATCGATTCTGAGTGCGACTGGGACTCCTGAAGGATGGCGGCTACGGTTTCGATTCGCTGATCGTGACCATTTTGACTCCTTCCGTAAAGCCCTGAATGATCAGAACTATTCATATTCGTTATTAGAACTCACAGAACCAGACAAACCTCGACTGTCAGTTGGAAATTTGACGCCGAGACAGCGAGAAGCCCTTGTGACTGCTTGGGAACATGGCTACTATAAGATTCCACGAGAGGTTTCGGGCGAGGAGATCGCAGCAGTACTTGGAATATCTCACCAAACGCTTTCAGAGTTGCTTCGACGTGGGACAGAGAAACTCATTAAGTCACAGCTGGTGACAACCGAATAA
- a CDS encoding glycoside hydrolase family 16 protein has product MSDRTQSTTGPDGNWTVIVEENWEQFDSDWWGVGFIDRDEWIPDDDATVSPDHVFVEGEQCVLEVESEGTGPSGCYQGVINSSVGGEPHHPSIGIPIDLSPGQYVEARLKLPGRTGVLPAFWMHPANTKWPPEIDIVELFQRGADPETERRLMNVDVHWSASGEPNDRGTHEHAPSSVDTGIDLTESFNRYGCAWFEDRIEWYFNGQQIATRSSLPTMIGSLTASTAQPFGLIFSNHVNRIGQADLTRAWTEQLVIDWITISELSS; this is encoded by the coding sequence ATGTCAGATCGTACGCAGTCGACTACCGGACCGGATGGGAACTGGACAGTTATTGTTGAAGAAAACTGGGAACAGTTCGATTCGGATTGGTGGGGTGTCGGCTTTATTGATCGAGACGAATGGATTCCCGACGACGATGCAACTGTGAGTCCCGATCATGTCTTTGTGGAAGGCGAGCAGTGTGTCTTAGAGGTAGAATCCGAAGGAACAGGCCCTTCTGGTTGCTATCAGGGAGTGATAAATTCGAGTGTTGGGGGTGAGCCCCATCATCCGTCTATCGGTATTCCGATTGACCTGTCACCCGGACAGTACGTAGAAGCTCGACTCAAGTTACCGGGTCGAACCGGGGTGTTGCCTGCGTTCTGGATGCACCCAGCAAACACGAAGTGGCCACCTGAAATCGACATCGTAGAACTGTTTCAACGGGGAGCTGACCCCGAGACTGAACGCCGTTTGATGAACGTTGATGTTCATTGGAGTGCATCTGGAGAACCAAACGATAGAGGGACCCACGAACATGCCCCGTCGTCAGTAGATACTGGAATCGATCTCACCGAGAGTTTCAATCGGTACGGCTGTGCGTGGTTCGAAGATCGGATTGAATGGTATTTTAATGGGCAGCAGATTGCGACACGGTCATCTCTGCCAACAATGATTGGATCACTCACAGCGTCGACTGCTCAGCCGTTCGGACTCATATTCTCGAATCATGTGAATCGAATCGGTCAAGCAGATCTTACTCGGGCATGGACCGAGCAGCTCGTTATTGATTGGATTACAATATCTGAGCTGAGTTCGTAA